One part of the bacterium genome encodes these proteins:
- a CDS encoding NADH-quinone oxidoreductase subunit N translates to MRGGDLALIAPELVCVVAAFFVLLQDAWSTGATLEPEVPTTRTAWWALVAVALALIWDLGSGTHGSAFAGTYIRDSLTRVADLAALATAGVGILLSPAYLTRVRLPAGEYYALVLLSTVGAMLMAGSATLITLFLGLELLSLPLYVLAGMARRSERSQEAGLKYLLLGAFATAFFVYGVALIYGAAGSIDLRRIALASPSPLLRIGIGLVTIGLAFEAALVPFHAWAPDVYEGAPLPVTAFMSVVAKIGAFAGLLRVFPLGLPLLTAQWAPILAALAMVTLVVGNLAALFQTNLKRLLAYSGIAHAGYLLIGVAAGGAAGVSSVLFYLLVYASMNLGAFGVLLLLERRGEEADRVEDLAGLAGRAPWAAAALIVFMVSLAGLPPTAGFIAKLYLFRAALEGHQTALALVGVLTSVVSVYYYLRVAYVAWSGEGPPGVQVVRNGFVGAALVLATLGVLWLGVFPAAFTAAVEQAARAVR, encoded by the coding sequence GTGAGAGGCGGGGACCTGGCGCTGATCGCGCCGGAGCTGGTGTGTGTGGTGGCAGCGTTCTTCGTGCTGCTCCAGGACGCGTGGAGCACCGGGGCGACGCTCGAACCCGAGGTCCCCACGACGCGCACGGCGTGGTGGGCGCTCGTCGCGGTCGCGCTGGCGCTGATCTGGGATCTGGGGAGCGGAACGCACGGCTCGGCGTTTGCCGGCACGTACATCCGCGATTCCCTGACCCGGGTCGCCGATCTCGCGGCTCTGGCCACGGCGGGCGTCGGCATTCTGCTCTCCCCGGCCTACCTGACCCGAGTCCGGCTGCCCGCGGGCGAGTACTACGCGCTTGTCTTGCTGAGCACGGTCGGGGCGATGTTGATGGCGGGCAGCGCGACGCTGATCACCTTGTTCTTGGGCCTCGAGCTGTTGAGCTTGCCCCTGTACGTGCTGGCGGGGATGGCGAGGCGGAGCGAGCGGTCGCAGGAAGCCGGGTTGAAGTATCTCCTCCTCGGCGCCTTCGCCACCGCCTTCTTCGTGTACGGCGTCGCGCTGATCTACGGCGCGGCCGGGTCGATCGACCTCCGCCGGATTGCCCTGGCGTCGCCCTCCCCGCTGCTCCGCATTGGGATCGGGCTCGTCACCATCGGGCTGGCGTTCGAGGCGGCGTTGGTCCCCTTCCACGCCTGGGCGCCCGACGTCTATGAGGGGGCACCGCTCCCGGTCACGGCGTTCATGTCGGTCGTGGCGAAGATCGGGGCGTTCGCCGGGTTGCTGCGGGTGTTTCCTTTGGGCCTCCCCCTGCTCACCGCGCAGTGGGCCCCGATCCTGGCGGCGCTGGCGATGGTGACGCTGGTGGTGGGGAACCTGGCCGCGCTGTTCCAGACGAACCTCAAGCGGCTCCTGGCCTACTCGGGGATCGCGCATGCCGGCTATCTGCTGATCGGGGTCGCCGCAGGGGGAGCGGCGGGGGTCTCGAGCGTGCTCTTCTATCTGCTGGTCTACGCGAGCATGAACCTGGGAGCGTTCGGCGTGCTGCTGCTGCTCGAGCGGCGAGGGGAGGAGGCCGACCGGGTGGAGGATCTGGCCGGCCTGGCCGGCCGGGCGCCGTGGGCCGCCGCCGCCTTGATCGTGTTCATGGTGTCGCTGGCGGGGCTGCCGCCGACGGCGGGGTTCATCGCCAAGCTGTATCTGTTCCGCGCCGCCCTAGAGGGGCACCAGACCGCCCTCGCGCTGGTGGGCGTCCTCACGAGCGTGGTCTCCGTGTACTACTACCTCCGCGTCGCCTACGTCGCGTGGAGTGGTGAAGGGCCGCCTGGGGTGCAGGTGGTGCGCAACGGGT
- a CDS encoding NADH-quinone oxidoreductase subunit M — translation MGPLSWLIVLPLAGAAAVAAVDRGDEHTIRRIGVATAGVVFVIAALVWWRFVPGVASLQFEEKVPWVPVAGLTYHLGVDGLSVSLVALTALLFPLALVAAGTQVEGRTKALTITILLLEGGMLGMFLAQDLVLFYVFWEGMLIPMYFLIALWGGPGRAPAAIKFFLYTMAGSVLMLLGLVAVYLQGGILLGRPTFDLPALLAHPLGLPGAMADLLFLAFAVAFAIKMPVWPLHTWLPDAYAAAPPVVTVLLAAVMAKAGAYGFLRFCLPLFPASARAFGPLLSTLAVIGILYGGAIAWAQGDLRRLLAYGSMSHMGFILLGIFAFNQTAMQGSLIQMINHGISTGALFLIAGMLIRRTGRTEAAEYGGLAAVTPALAGATMIVVLSSLALPGTNGFIGEFLILLGTFQTRPADAVIATFGVVIAAAYLLAFVGRIFHGPLRDGLGSTPDLRRGEVALLVPLIAAILWVGFDPHPLLVRSEATVQALLERFPAGEVAAPLARGAASGSRAR, via the coding sequence ATGGGCCCGCTCAGCTGGCTGATCGTCCTCCCACTCGCCGGCGCCGCCGCGGTCGCGGCGGTGGACCGGGGAGACGAACACACGATTCGACGAATCGGGGTCGCCACCGCCGGGGTCGTGTTTGTCATCGCGGCCCTGGTGTGGTGGCGGTTCGTGCCGGGCGTGGCCTCGCTGCAGTTCGAGGAGAAGGTCCCGTGGGTCCCGGTGGCCGGGTTGACCTATCACCTTGGCGTCGACGGGTTATCGGTCAGCCTGGTCGCGCTCACCGCGTTGCTCTTCCCTCTGGCGCTCGTGGCCGCCGGGACACAGGTGGAGGGGCGGACGAAGGCGTTGACGATCACGATCCTCCTCCTCGAGGGGGGGATGCTGGGGATGTTTCTCGCCCAAGATCTCGTCCTGTTTTACGTGTTCTGGGAGGGGATGCTGATTCCGATGTACTTCTTGATCGCGCTGTGGGGCGGGCCCGGACGGGCGCCGGCGGCGATCAAATTTTTCCTCTACACGATGGCGGGCAGCGTGCTGATGCTGCTCGGGCTCGTGGCGGTGTACCTCCAGGGCGGGATCCTTCTCGGACGGCCCACCTTCGATCTGCCGGCGCTGCTCGCGCATCCGCTGGGGCTCCCCGGGGCGATGGCGGACCTGCTGTTCCTGGCGTTCGCCGTGGCCTTCGCGATCAAGATGCCGGTCTGGCCGCTGCATACGTGGCTGCCCGACGCCTACGCGGCGGCCCCGCCGGTGGTGACCGTGCTGCTGGCGGCGGTGATGGCGAAGGCCGGAGCCTACGGCTTCTTGAGGTTCTGCCTGCCGCTGTTCCCCGCATCGGCGCGCGCGTTCGGCCCCCTCCTCTCGACGCTCGCCGTCATTGGGATCCTCTACGGCGGCGCGATCGCGTGGGCGCAGGGCGATCTGCGCCGTCTGCTCGCCTACGGAAGTATGAGCCACATGGGGTTCATCCTGCTGGGAATCTTTGCGTTCAACCAGACGGCGATGCAGGGGAGCCTCATCCAGATGATCAACCACGGCATCAGCACCGGGGCGCTGTTCCTGATCGCCGGGATGCTCATCCGGCGGACGGGCCGCACCGAGGCCGCCGAGTACGGCGGCCTGGCGGCGGTTACCCCGGCGCTGGCCGGCGCGACGATGATCGTGGTCCTGTCGTCGCTCGCGCTCCCGGGCACGAACGGGTTCATCGGTGAGTTCCTGATTCTCCTGGGGACCTTTCAGACGCGGCCGGCCGACGCGGTGATCGCGACGTTCGGGGTTGTGATCGCGGCGGCGTACCTGCTCGCCTTCGTCGGCCGGATCTTCCACGGGCCGCTGCGGGACGGCCTTGGGTCGACGCCGGACCTCCGCCGCGGAGAGGTCGCGCTCCTTGTGCCGCTGATCGCGGCGATCCTATGGGTCGGGTTCGACCCGCATCCGCTCCTGGTGCGGAGCGAGGCGACGGTGCAGGCGCTCCTGGAGCGGTTCCCGGCGGGGGAGGTCGCCGCGCCCCTCGCCCGCGGGGCGGCCAGTGGGAGCCGCGCGCGGTGA
- the nuoL gene encoding NADH-quinone oxidoreductase subunit L, translating into MIPFLVVLIPALPLAGWAVNGLWGARLRRAAVAAIACGTVAAAFVASVGLLWWIQRFPLGGGAPGSLPRAVDLYSWIATGPVQVPLRLIVDQLSVTMGLVVSGVGLLIHVYSVGYMAEDPGFARYFAYLNLFMASMLTLVLAGNLVVMFIGWEGVGLCSYLLIAFWYARPQAAAAGVKAFLVTRLGDVGFLLGIFLAFGIFGTTDFVVMTREAAGRLALGGGAATALALLLFAGAAGKSAQLPLHVWLPDAMEGPTPVSALIHAATMVTAGVYLIVRLHAVFLRAPLAMDVIAAVGAVTAVFAAASALVEPDLKRVLAYSTISQLGYMFLAVGVGAFGAGIFHLTSHAFFKALLFLAAGSVMHALGGETDMRRMGGLGRRLPQTAAAFAVGGLALVGIPPLSGFFSKDLILSQAFHARVWLWGVGVLAAGLTAVYTVRAYALTFLGTPTNGARVAAHDPPPSMRGPMWVLTVLAAIGGALGWSFGRPGTLERFLHPVLSVGGEFALRAGGSGVAEGVLVFASVAVAFLGVALGWLAYVRRALRGTILPLAQLLSHQFYIEALYAAAVTRPARSLARLLSVGDRVVIDGAVVGVARTIGRSGEALRSGQTGYLRHYAAFVLVGALLILVYWMWR; encoded by the coding sequence ATGATCCCGTTCCTCGTGGTCCTCATCCCCGCGCTGCCGCTGGCCGGATGGGCGGTGAACGGCCTGTGGGGGGCGCGCCTGCGGCGCGCGGCCGTCGCCGCCATCGCCTGCGGAACGGTCGCCGCGGCGTTCGTGGCGTCCGTCGGGCTCTTGTGGTGGATCCAGCGGTTTCCGCTCGGCGGGGGGGCGCCCGGGAGCCTGCCGCGAGCCGTCGACCTCTACTCGTGGATCGCCACCGGGCCGGTCCAGGTCCCGCTGCGCCTGATCGTCGACCAGCTCTCGGTGACGATGGGGCTCGTCGTCAGCGGCGTGGGGCTGTTGATCCACGTCTACTCCGTGGGCTACATGGCCGAGGATCCGGGGTTCGCGCGGTATTTCGCCTACCTGAACCTGTTCATGGCTTCGATGCTCACCCTCGTGCTTGCCGGGAATCTGGTCGTGATGTTCATCGGCTGGGAGGGGGTCGGACTCTGCAGCTACCTCTTGATCGCCTTCTGGTATGCCCGCCCCCAGGCCGCGGCGGCCGGCGTCAAGGCGTTTCTCGTGACCCGCCTCGGCGACGTCGGGTTTCTCCTGGGCATCTTTCTGGCGTTCGGGATCTTTGGGACGACGGACTTCGTGGTGATGACGCGGGAGGCCGCCGGGCGGCTCGCGCTGGGGGGAGGGGCCGCCACCGCCCTGGCGCTGCTCTTGTTCGCGGGGGCGGCCGGCAAGTCGGCGCAGCTCCCGCTGCACGTGTGGCTTCCGGACGCGATGGAAGGCCCCACGCCGGTGAGCGCGCTGATCCACGCCGCGACGATGGTGACGGCCGGAGTCTACCTGATCGTGCGGCTGCACGCCGTGTTTCTCCGCGCGCCGCTGGCCATGGATGTGATCGCGGCGGTGGGAGCGGTGACGGCGGTGTTCGCCGCGGCCTCGGCCCTCGTGGAGCCGGACCTGAAGCGGGTGCTGGCCTACTCCACGATCAGCCAGCTCGGGTACATGTTTCTCGCGGTCGGGGTGGGGGCGTTCGGGGCCGGGATTTTCCACCTGACCTCGCATGCCTTCTTTAAGGCCCTGCTGTTCCTTGCCGCGGGCAGCGTGATGCATGCGCTGGGGGGGGAGACCGACATGCGCCGGATGGGCGGGTTGGGCCGCCGGCTGCCCCAGACGGCTGCGGCGTTCGCCGTTGGCGGTCTGGCCCTCGTCGGGATTCCCCCGCTCAGCGGATTCTTCAGCAAGGATCTGATCCTCTCGCAGGCCTTTCACGCGCGGGTCTGGCTGTGGGGGGTGGGGGTGTTGGCGGCGGGGCTCACCGCGGTCTACACCGTCCGCGCGTACGCGCTGACGTTCCTCGGAACGCCGACGAACGGCGCGCGCGTCGCGGCCCACGACCCGCCCCCGTCGATGCGCGGGCCGATGTGGGTGCTCACCGTGCTTGCGGCGATCGGGGGGGCGCTGGGCTGGTCGTTCGGCCGGCCCGGGACGCTGGAGCGTTTCCTCCATCCCGTCCTGAGCGTGGGCGGGGAGTTCGCGCTCCGGGCCGGCGGCTCAGGGGTGGCGGAGGGGGTTCTCGTGTTCGCCAGCGTGGCGGTCGCGTTCCTCGGCGTCGCCCTGGGATGGCTGGCGTACGTCCGCCGGGCGCTCCGCGGCACCATCCTCCCCCTGGCGCAGCTTCTGAGCCACCAGTTTTATATTGAAGCCCTCTACGCCGCGGCGGTGACCCGCCCCGCCCGTTCGCTGGCCCGGCTGCTCTCGGTCGGCGATCGGGTCGTCATCGATGGCGCGGTCGTCGGGGTGGCCCGCACGATCGGCCGATCCGGGGAGGCGCTCCGGAGCGGCCAGACGGGATACCTCCGGCACTACGCGGCGTTTGTGCTGGTCGGCGCGCTCCTGATCCTCGTCTACTGGATGTGGCGTTGA
- the nuoK gene encoding NADH-quinone oxidoreductase subunit NuoK, with protein MVPAPYHLALSAVLFTLGMVGVLVRRSALVVFMSIELMLNAANLALVTFARLHGSVDGQVVVFFILVVAAVEVVIGLAMIVDIFRSRETVDIDDVHLLRG; from the coding sequence ATCGTCCCCGCCCCGTACCATCTGGCACTCAGCGCCGTCCTGTTTACCTTGGGGATGGTGGGGGTGCTCGTCCGCCGGTCCGCGCTGGTGGTCTTCATGTCGATCGAGCTGATGCTCAACGCGGCCAACTTGGCCCTGGTGACGTTTGCGCGCCTGCACGGCTCGGTGGACGGCCAGGTGGTGGTGTTCTTCATCTTGGTGGTCGCGGCGGTGGAGGTCGTGATCGGATTGGCGATGATCGTCGACATCTTCCGATCCCGTGAGACGGTGGACATCGATGACGTGCACCTCCTCCGCGGGTAG
- a CDS encoding NADH-quinone oxidoreductase subunit J: protein MAVLFAVVAGLALAGGVGVIASRRPVHSALSLLLVLGSLAVEYLLLDAQFIAALQVIIYAGAIVVLFVFIIMLLHARSGEEPRLRPVLPTAWGIPLCTAVGLVLLFVVAGAGRPPAATGEEFGTVQDVGRALFSRFLLPFEAASVVLLIGMIGAVALGKRLPAAATGAPPSGSGEGGR, encoded by the coding sequence ATGGCGGTCCTCTTCGCGGTGGTGGCCGGTCTCGCCCTCGCCGGAGGGGTCGGGGTGATCGCGTCGCGCCGCCCGGTCCACAGCGCGCTGTCCCTGCTGCTGGTCCTCGGCAGCCTGGCGGTCGAGTACCTCCTCCTCGACGCGCAGTTCATCGCCGCGCTGCAGGTGATTATCTATGCCGGGGCGATCGTCGTGCTCTTCGTGTTCATCATCATGCTCCTCCACGCGCGCAGCGGAGAGGAGCCTCGGCTCCGCCCCGTGCTGCCGACCGCCTGGGGGATTCCCCTGTGCACGGCGGTCGGCCTGGTCCTTCTGTTCGTCGTGGCCGGCGCCGGCCGGCCCCCCGCCGCGACCGGGGAGGAGTTCGGCACGGTTCAGGACGTGGGGCGGGCGCTCTTCTCGCGGTTTCTCCTCCCGTTCGAGGCGGCGTCCGTGGTGCTGCTGATCGGGATGATCGGGGCGGTTGCGCTGGGGAAGCGGCTTCCCGCGGCCGCGACCGGAGCGCCCCCCTCCGGCAGCGGCGAGGGCGGCCGGTGA
- the nuoI gene encoding NADH-quinone oxidoreductase subunit NuoI gives MRPGALEERLRRTWATVKGLGIVGRYLFRRPITIRYPEEKPAVQRRFKGRHYLTLFADGMERCVGCELCVITCPSQSIYVRAEENDPLRPISKGERYAADFQINMLRCIFCGFCEEACPTGAIVLGHEYELSGYTRDSLIYTKERLTERVPGESGRDPNREI, from the coding sequence ATGAGGCCGGGCGCGCTCGAGGAACGCCTCCGCCGGACCTGGGCGACGGTGAAAGGGCTGGGGATCGTGGGCCGGTACCTCTTCCGCCGGCCGATCACGATCCGTTATCCGGAAGAGAAGCCCGCGGTCCAGCGACGGTTCAAGGGCCGGCACTACCTCACGCTCTTCGCCGACGGGATGGAGCGGTGCGTGGGGTGCGAACTGTGCGTGATCACCTGCCCCAGTCAGTCGATCTACGTGCGGGCGGAAGAGAACGATCCGCTGCGTCCCATCTCCAAGGGGGAGCGGTACGCCGCCGACTTCCAGATCAACATGCTGCGGTGCATCTTCTGCGGGTTCTGCGAGGAGGCGTGCCCGACCGGTGCCATCGTTCTCGGGCACGAGTACGAGCTCTCCGGCTACACCCGCGACTCGCTCATCTATACGAAGGAGCGGCTGACCGAGCGCGTCCCCGGCGAATCGGGACGGGATCCCAACCGGGAGATCTAG
- the nuoH gene encoding NADH-quinone oxidoreductase subunit NuoH — translation MLAAILVDAIRSAVILGAVLTAFAYVTLLERRLLARFQLRIGPNRVGPFGLLQPLADGIKLIFKESFVPAQADRLVYTLAPIITVVAALFVYAVIPIGPPIHLFGREIALYVADVNVGILLVLAASSVGVYGIILGGWASDSKYSLLGALRSSAQVISYELTLGLAVLAVVMMANSLSLVDIVRAQTRGWYILTQPVAFLLFLVAGLAETNRAPFDLPEAEQELTAGYQTEYGGFAFAMFYLGEYVGVITMGALIATLFLGGWQGPWVPSVLWFLIKVFAVVCLFIWIRATLPRLRYDQLMALGWKVLIPVGLANLAITAVLLVWRGGAG, via the coding sequence ATGCTCGCGGCGATCCTCGTGGATGCGATCCGAAGCGCGGTGATCCTGGGCGCGGTGCTGACGGCGTTCGCGTACGTCACGCTGCTGGAGCGCCGGTTGCTTGCGCGCTTCCAGCTGCGGATCGGCCCAAACCGCGTGGGACCGTTCGGCCTGCTGCAGCCGCTCGCCGACGGGATCAAGCTGATCTTCAAGGAGAGCTTTGTGCCGGCCCAGGCCGACCGGCTCGTGTATACGCTCGCGCCGATCATCACGGTGGTGGCGGCCCTCTTCGTGTATGCCGTGATCCCGATCGGGCCGCCGATCCACCTGTTCGGCCGGGAGATCGCGCTGTACGTGGCCGACGTCAACGTCGGTATACTGCTGGTGCTCGCCGCCAGCAGCGTCGGCGTCTACGGGATCATTCTGGGAGGCTGGGCCTCGGACAGCAAGTACTCACTGCTCGGCGCGCTGCGCAGCAGCGCCCAGGTGATCTCCTACGAACTGACGCTGGGGCTCGCCGTGCTGGCCGTCGTGATGATGGCGAACTCCCTCAGCCTGGTCGACATCGTCCGCGCGCAGACGCGCGGCTGGTACATCCTGACGCAGCCGGTGGCATTTCTCCTCTTCCTCGTGGCGGGTCTCGCCGAGACGAACCGCGCTCCGTTCGACCTGCCCGAGGCGGAGCAGGAGCTGACCGCCGGCTACCAGACCGAATACGGTGGGTTCGCGTTCGCGATGTTCTATCTCGGCGAGTACGTGGGGGTGATCACGATGGGGGCCCTGATCGCGACCCTCTTCCTCGGCGGGTGGCAGGGCCCGTGGGTCCCCTCCGTGCTGTGGTTCCTGATCAAGGTCTTCGCGGTGGTCTGCCTCTTCATCTGGATCCGGGCCACGCTCCCCCGGCTGCGCTACGATCAACTGATGGCGTTGGGGTGGAAGGTGCTGATCCCGGTGGGCCTCGCCAACCTCGCGATCACCGCCGTCCTGCTGGTCTGGCGCGGGGGCGCGGGATGA
- the nuoG gene encoding NADH-quinone oxidoreductase subunit NuoG has protein sequence MSEERIPMVHLTIDGRPVAVPKGTTVWQAARQLGVEIPVFCYHDRMPPLGACRMCFVEIEKMAKLVTSCTQEAGEDMVVRTQTERVRLGQQGILEFLLVNHPLDCPICDKGGECPLQDNTLKFGPGQSRFIETKRTFRKHIPMGPILVLDRERCILCWRCVRFGEILAGDDALKGFERGYHSQIGTPFTEPVRSKFIGNTIEICPVGALTSATYRFRARPWDNEHVRSVCPHCGCGCTTQLDVRGGALIRTRPREHPEINDIWLCDKGFFGYEFANSPERLTVPLVRRGSELAEATWDEALDRVAQALRAAPPERVGVMGGARTTNEDNYLLLRLFRGIVGTNSIDFRTETAHPQPAARTPWGLDIPIGDVERADAIVLAGCDLTEEYPIIWLRVKKAIDRGARLIIVAPWDLEIGRWAHHVLVHRAGAEVALLGALAGCVPPEAAAAGAEVPAAQIRAAAAALEGAGRRLVLVGRAALERPDTAQVLTALDGLRAAYGGADFGVLRGRGNSGGAQVLGLLPDMLPGYRPLGDPGARAAVEAAWGRAVPTVLGLTVRGMLEAARGGALAVLCAAGADPATDYPDATAWAEARRRLGFLVVHELFLTRTAASADVVLPALSFAEKAGTVCNIEGRVLRQDQARLGPGTARSDAWIFSQIASRLGTEVGAAGWEDVFAQIGSLVPGWRDGARLAPPRPPVEAAAASVGPLPPGGDGDFALLTGSRLFDRGTMALRCPGIRHQAGEPFVVVHPQDASRLGLVDGAPCQVHSLRGTLRLPARIWAGVHPGGVYIPRGFDAAPVTRLEDERGPVRVTVQALVAADAAG, from the coding sequence ATGAGCGAGGAGAGGATCCCGATGGTCCACCTCACCATCGACGGCCGGCCGGTGGCCGTCCCCAAAGGGACGACGGTGTGGCAGGCGGCCCGTCAGCTCGGGGTCGAAATCCCCGTGTTCTGCTACCACGATCGGATGCCCCCGCTCGGAGCCTGCCGGATGTGTTTCGTGGAGATCGAGAAAATGGCCAAGCTCGTCACCTCCTGCACGCAGGAAGCCGGCGAGGATATGGTGGTCCGCACCCAAACCGAGCGGGTGCGGCTGGGCCAGCAGGGCATTCTCGAATTCCTCCTGGTCAACCACCCGCTCGATTGCCCGATCTGCGATAAGGGCGGCGAGTGTCCGCTCCAGGACAACACGCTCAAGTTCGGGCCCGGGCAGAGCCGGTTCATCGAGACAAAGCGGACGTTCCGCAAGCACATCCCGATGGGGCCGATCCTCGTCCTCGACCGCGAACGGTGCATCCTCTGCTGGCGATGCGTCCGGTTCGGCGAGATCCTGGCGGGGGACGATGCGCTGAAGGGGTTTGAGCGCGGGTACCACAGCCAGATCGGCACGCCGTTTACGGAGCCGGTGCGCAGCAAGTTCATCGGCAACACGATCGAGATCTGCCCGGTGGGGGCGCTGACCAGCGCGACCTATCGGTTCCGGGCCCGGCCGTGGGACAACGAGCACGTCCGGAGCGTCTGTCCCCACTGCGGCTGCGGCTGCACGACGCAGCTCGACGTCCGGGGCGGGGCGCTGATCCGGACGCGGCCGCGCGAGCATCCCGAGATCAACGACATCTGGCTGTGCGACAAGGGGTTCTTCGGGTACGAGTTTGCGAACAGCCCGGAGCGGCTGACCGTCCCCCTCGTCCGCCGCGGGAGCGAGCTCGCCGAAGCGACGTGGGACGAGGCGCTGGACCGGGTGGCGCAGGCCCTCCGGGCCGCGCCGCCGGAACGCGTCGGCGTGATGGGCGGGGCGCGGACGACGAACGAGGACAACTACCTCCTGCTGAGGCTGTTTCGGGGGATCGTCGGGACCAACTCGATCGACTTCCGCACGGAGACCGCGCATCCGCAGCCGGCGGCGAGGACGCCGTGGGGGCTCGATATCCCCATCGGGGATGTCGAGCGGGCGGACGCGATCGTCCTCGCGGGGTGCGACCTGACCGAGGAGTATCCGATCATCTGGCTGCGCGTCAAGAAGGCGATCGACCGCGGCGCCCGTCTGATCATCGTCGCCCCGTGGGATCTCGAGATCGGGCGGTGGGCGCACCACGTGCTCGTGCATCGGGCGGGGGCCGAGGTGGCCCTGCTCGGCGCGCTGGCGGGATGCGTGCCGCCCGAGGCCGCCGCGGCGGGGGCGGAGGTTCCGGCCGCCCAGATCCGCGCCGCCGCCGCCGCGCTCGAAGGCGCGGGCCGGCGATTGGTCCTGGTCGGGCGGGCCGCGTTGGAGCGGCCGGACACCGCGCAGGTGCTCACCGCGCTGGACGGGCTCCGTGCCGCGTACGGGGGTGCCGACTTCGGAGTGTTGCGCGGCCGCGGGAACAGCGGGGGGGCTCAGGTGCTCGGACTGCTCCCCGACATGCTCCCCGGATACCGGCCGCTGGGGGACCCCGGGGCGCGGGCGGCGGTGGAAGCGGCGTGGGGGCGGGCCGTCCCGACCGTCCTCGGCCTCACGGTCCGCGGCATGCTCGAGGCCGCCCGGGGCGGTGCGCTGGCCGTCCTCTGCGCGGCCGGTGCTGACCCGGCGACGGACTACCCCGACGCGACCGCCTGGGCCGAGGCCCGCCGGCGGCTGGGGTTTCTCGTCGTGCACGAACTGTTCCTGACCCGAACCGCCGCCTCCGCCGACGTCGTGCTGCCGGCCTTGAGCTTTGCCGAGAAGGCCGGGACGGTCTGCAACATCGAGGGGCGCGTCTTGCGGCAGGATCAGGCCAGGCTCGGCCCGGGCACGGCCCGGTCCGATGCCTGGATCTTCTCGCAGATCGCCTCCCGGCTCGGGACCGAGGTGGGCGCCGCGGGGTGGGAGGACGTGTTCGCGCAGATCGGCTCGTTGGTCCCCGGGTGGAGGGACGGCGCCCGACTCGCGCCGCCGCGCCCGCCGGTGGAGGCCGCGGCCGCATCGGTCGGCCCGCTGCCGCCCGGGGGGGACGGCGACTTCGCGCTGCTCACGGGAAGCCGCCTCTTCGATCGCGGCACGATGGCGCTCCGCTGCCCCGGGATTCGCCACCAGGCCGGCGAGCCGTTCGTGGTGGTTCACCCCCAGGACGCTTCACGCCTCGGTCTCGTGGATGGCGCGCCGTGCCAGGTCCATTCCCTCAGGGGAACGCTGCGGCTCCCCGCGCGGATTTGGGCGGGGGTGCACCCCGGCGGGGTCTATATTCCCCGGGGATTCGATGCGGCGCCGGTCACCCGCCTGGAGGACGAGCGAGGACCGGTGAGGGTGACCGTGCAGGCGCTGGTCGCGGCGGACGCGGCCGGGTAA